A DNA window from uncultured Methanoregula sp. contains the following coding sequences:
- a CDS encoding YqhA family protein yields the protein MDSPHQNEKLKSVDEQSTFERLFESVLWNSRLIVLLAVVFGTLSAIVLFITGSIEIITSLFHAVSASPLEIDYVDVLSAIIGGVDLYLIGMVLLIFSFGIYELSISKIDIARSSESYHTLLEITNLDDLKNKIIKVIIMVLIVSFFQRVLAMKFSGSIDMLFMAASIAAICIGVYFLQRLKM from the coding sequence ATGGATTCCCCACACCAGAATGAAAAACTCAAGTCTGTCGATGAACAATCGACATTCGAGCGGCTCTTTGAGTCCGTCCTCTGGAACTCCCGGCTGATCGTCCTTTTGGCCGTGGTCTTTGGCACCCTGAGCGCGATCGTCCTTTTCATCACGGGATCGATCGAGATCATCACAAGCCTCTTTCATGCGGTATCGGCCTCACCCCTTGAGATCGATTACGTGGATGTACTCAGTGCAATCATCGGCGGGGTCGATCTGTACCTGATTGGCATGGTCCTCCTCATCTTCAGTTTCGGGATTTACGAACTCTCCATATCCAAGATCGATATTGCAAGGAGCTCGGAGTCGTACCACACGCTCCTTGAGATCACCAACCTCGATGACCTCAAGAACAAGATAATCAAGGTCATCATCATGGTGCTCATCGTCTCCTTCTTCCAGCGGGTGCTTGCCATGAAATTTTCCGGTTCGATTGACATGCTCTTCATGGCAGCCTCGATTGCTGCTATCTGTATCGGGGTCTACTTCCTCCAGCGGCTCAAGATGTGA
- a CDS encoding response regulator has protein sequence MFTTPIKKAVTQASALFRTETAPGLYPGTGQPDPAHTSASPGSLLQPPMTISVLLVDDEPLQREMGKTSLEQTPGITVTTAGSAKEALDLFATGPFDAIVSDYQMPEMDGLALLRKIRLISRVQPFILFTGKGREDVVIEALNGGADYYVQKGGDPRAQYAELIHKIRRSVRQRRSEAALLRKHEILRALLACSPNGIAFVRNCTIQWVNESMGSMLGYTCEEMKGMHLAKLYENETVYTRVGSQIQQNLKRTGKSRVITRFRHKDGLSLDTEIHIAPLDQGHLHYGHMITMTDISEKVAIARSQKTPSPLPHLELSPVIELDRNGRIIYYNEAAIEAMIRYGSRGTLEEFFPPDMTELIPLLDDPNAGSIFRDVRIGPALFRVHITISSRFQVIRLSALDISGQPGDSGL, from the coding sequence ATGTTCACCACCCCGATAAAAAAAGCAGTAACCCAGGCATCGGCCCTGTTCAGGACCGAAACTGCTCCCGGCCTGTACCCCGGGACCGGTCAGCCCGACCCGGCCCACACGTCCGCTTCACCGGGCAGCTTGCTTCAGCCACCGATGACCATCTCCGTCCTGCTGGTGGATGACGAACCCCTGCAGCGGGAGATGGGCAAAACCTCCCTTGAACAAACGCCCGGGATCACGGTAACGACTGCCGGTTCGGCAAAGGAAGCCCTCGACCTGTTCGCCACCGGCCCGTTCGATGCCATTGTCTCCGATTACCAGATGCCGGAAATGGACGGGCTGGCCCTCCTCCGGAAGATACGCCTCATCTCGCGCGTCCAGCCGTTCATCCTGTTCACCGGTAAGGGGCGGGAGGATGTAGTGATCGAAGCCCTCAACGGCGGTGCGGATTATTACGTGCAGAAAGGAGGCGATCCCCGGGCGCAGTATGCCGAACTCATCCACAAGATCCGCCGCTCCGTGCGGCAACGGCGCTCAGAAGCAGCCCTCCTGAGAAAGCACGAGATCCTCCGTGCCCTTCTTGCCTGCTCCCCGAATGGCATAGCCTTTGTCCGGAACTGCACGATCCAGTGGGTGAACGAGTCCATGGGATCGATGCTCGGGTATACGTGTGAAGAGATGAAAGGCATGCACCTGGCAAAACTCTATGAGAACGAGACGGTGTACACCCGGGTTGGCAGCCAGATCCAGCAGAACCTGAAAAGAACGGGAAAATCGAGAGTGATAACCCGGTTCCGGCACAAGGACGGCCTCTCCCTTGATACCGAGATCCATATAGCCCCGCTGGATCAGGGACATCTCCATTATGGCCACATGATCACGATGACGGACATATCGGAGAAAGTTGCAATAGCCCGCAGCCAGAAAACACCTTCTCCCCTGCCCCACCTGGAACTTTCGCCCGTGATCGAGCTTGACCGCAATGGCAGGATCATCTACTACAACGAGGCTGCAATCGAGGCCATGATCCGGTACGGGAGCCGGGGCACGCTCGAAGAATTTTTCCCGCCGGATATGACGGAGTTGATCCCCCTGCTGGATGATCCCAATGCCGGATCCATCTTCCGGGATGTCAGGATAGGCCCGGCACTGTTCCGGGTGCACATCACGATCAGCTCCCGGTTCCAGGTGATCCGGCTCTCCGCACTGGACATTTCAGGCCAACCGGGAGACAGCGGACTGTGA